In the genome of Oscillatoria sp. FACHB-1406, one region contains:
- a CDS encoding ATP-binding protein, whose amino-acid sequence ALTIVTFLIRSHIYLLARRATEKKEWIIINIIDSGCGFQAANLAYLFERLYPGALSRSRTYSDERAQALFGRGGSGLGFSIAR is encoded by the coding sequence GCGTTAACGATTGTGACATTTCTTATTAGAAGCCATATTTATCTCCTTGCCCGCCGCGCGACGGAAAAAAAAGAGTGGATTATAATAAACATTATTGATTCGGGCTGTGGTTTCCAAGCCGCCAATCTTGCTTACCTCTTCGAGCGACTGTATCCCGGCGCTCTCTCTCGGTCTCGCACCTACTCGGACGAGCGCGCGCAGGCATTATTCGGTCGGGGAGGCAGTGGTTTAGGTTTCTCCA